taatatagatcacatcaagtaaataatttcaagacagtgatttttcttttcttttcttttttttttttttatgatgatcaattaaaagaagaagaagaagaaaaaccatACCTTCAAATGTGGGATTACAAAAGAAGTGAAAATTGCCCAACAATGTTTGCTCTTGGAACTCATAATTTCCATTAATTGCACCAATGTTTTGGTTGAAAACAGCTTTTTCATTTTGATCCATGGCTTCATTTTGCAGCTCCAGATTTTCCTgctttattttttacatttatcaaaataattatCATGAATTTTAAGGAAGAAAGATGAGTTTATtgcataacaaaaaaaataccTGTAGGTATGGTCGATCAAAAGTGGGGATGGTGATAGGAACATATTGAAGAGCTTGCTTTACCATTGTCTTCCATGTCTTCTCTGAAAGTCTATTCCCTAACCACTGTGCATCAAAATTACCCAAGTTAATTAATATCACAACTattctatctatatatattgtTTTACTACAATTAAAACCACATTAGAGATaatatatatgattatcaatttcttattttcttgGCTGTCTATCtatataaatatgtatatatactaTACCTTTCTTAGAGAACGAGAGTCCTTTTGATAAGCCTTCACAAAGGCTTCCACATTTAGGATACCATGGGAAGTTAGGCGCTTGTGATATTCGCCATTTCGCCCGATCCCTTCCAATCTCCATACTTCATCTTCTCCTCTTGGAGGATGGTGTTTCTTGTTCACTGTTAGATATACATATAAAGAAGTAATTAGGATaatgtaaataaaaatgaaaagatgGATGCAGCTCAGCTCTAGCAGAATGACGGTTCAAGATACGTACGTTGGCCTCGCTGATCCTTCACTCTAAAAGGATTAGACACAGCGTATCCGATTGTGGGATAGTTGTTGTTGGAGTCATGTTTAACCCTTAGTCCCAAACGAACATTCTTAGTTCTGCTTCTGCTTGAGTTTCTAGTGAATGACAAATTGGTGATGGAATGAACTCCATTTTCTAAACGAAACCCCTTATCATCACCAACCAACAAAGGTCGTTCTCCCAGCCTTTGTGGCACAATACTTTTGTTGAAATCCGATTGAGTTATTGCTTCCTCGTCGTCGAATTCTCCATCGAGGACAACAACCTCAATCCACGCCGACGACAAAGGATGAGTAACGTCAATGATGCGACCAGTAACAGCATCAAATAATTCAACACGCAGCTCCTCCCCATTCTCGGTTTCGATGTTATTTCCAGTTGAGACGGTGGATGGAATCCTGTTCGTGAAACGTAGCCTCAAATTCTCGTTTGTTCCCCCAGATCCACCACCAACaacttcttctccttctttgaCCCTAAAAAAGTGAGCCTCAACCTTTGCCTCCACCACCTCGCGTATCTGAAATTAAATTTACCATAACACACATCAGCTTAATAACTAACAAAAAGTGTGAAATAGTTAGGCATAACATGCATACCACCCCAcgaaattttttttcaagataaGCCAAAGATCGAGGACTTGAAAGCTCAGCTCCAACTCCAGAGCTGTGAAAATACAAGGAGAGAAAACAATGAATTAGGCCTAGATCCATACATTATAGtccaaaaatgaaattaaaagagAGATCAGACTGTACCCATAAGGAAAAGAGAGGCAGATTCTCTTGGGTGGATTTTGAAGATGATCAAAGGGAGGAGGAGAGTTTGTGTTTTGTACCATATTTTTTGTATTGAAAATTGAATAAGAAATGTGAAAAGAGGAAGGTAAGTGGATGTTTCGATGGAGGTGAAGAACAGCCGCAATAAAAATGAAGGTATTTAATAGAGGAAAAATGTATGGTAAATAACTGAGTAATTTCCATGAAATAAAACAAGAAGAGAACTTGCCATGAACTTTCCTATTTCATTTTATACTAAAGGGCGTGTGGTCTCGTAATCCTACCTTCACCTGACTCATACGCCACCATTCTCATGCTGCCACACGTTAGTTATTTGCGGGGGACGTAAATATATACATGTGTGAGTATGGTATATATGTATAGATTGAGAAAGAGTAGTGGGGTTGAAAATTtggtgagagagagagagaagtgaACGTGTTTGATGAGAGagtaagagagagagaagagaaagagagtAAGAGATAAAGAATACGTTTTGAAGAACGCGCAAATGGGAAAGACGACCTTTGGGAGGACGCGCAAATGGAAAAGACGACCACACAAAACCGGTCTTCTCTTAATTCTATCACTAATTCCCTAAACCCCACAACTCACCGATACACCAACTTAATTaattcctcttttttttttaatattttttaataaaccATCTCTCTTTCTTAACCAAACTTTAATAGAAATGGTCGATAAATTTGTATTCTTGATAGATTCTTATAATCTACCAGTGATAGACAATATTTTTGCTCTATTAGTTATAAACTTCTGATCGATTTTGCTATATtggcaattttttaaaattttactatatatttaattattttgaatctaattgctatatttgtaattatctcATAAAACTTTTTCTGACCAATCAATATTTTCGTGGATATATATTTTCATGTTTTTCTATACAATCGATACGGATATGTTAGCATATTCTAGAAAAATCATCAAATGTAACAAATATGTAACAAAATGTCATTGATATATCTAGGTAGATAATTTTATCTCCCTAATTGAGATGTTTCGGGGTGCTTTGATCTCTCTTGCCTCAGCTATAGAATTTAacataaaactttttttttttttttttgtgtttttttgaGATCCTATCTTTAAAGAACTCATCACTTTTAGATTccaaatatttatctttttaaactTGCACTTGTCACCTCAATCCATCACTTCACTTGGTAGTAAGCACAGAACCTACTCATCATCtttagtgtgtgtgtgtgtatatatatatatattgctttTCCACTATTATCTTTCTAAATTAAACATGAATGTCGTATCATGAAGGCTAGCACCGACTCTCATGGGAAACAAACAATAAATGAGAAGATGTTCCCCTAGCAAACAACTCATTTCTTTTAAGTTGATTTTATAAGATTGTTAATGTTTTGTTGGCCGTAAAAGtcttcttttatttgttttcttgtagaaaaaaaaaactttctttgtTACTTTAGTCATAGTATGATTGACTTAATGACCGGTTGATTCTTGTCTTTCCTTGTTGGTGTTGGTCCATTTATTTGGTTGTGTGTTCTCTATAACTTGGTTTTTTACAGAGAAAAAGTTTTAACCTAGCTGAGAGTTGTGTAGCTACATATTTTTTGTGTTCATGATCAAAGCTTATTTGTTTCGAAGATagtttgttattattatattttatatatgaaagACTGTTTGTTGTTGACGTGTGTTGTTAATTCAACGTTGACTAAGAAGTTGGATTATTATAGTGTTTAGGGGGAGCCTAATCATACTATAGTATTGGAATTGAATTAATCGCCAGGGAATTCTAAGTTTTTGCAAGGAGAATCAATCAAGTATCAACTACTTAGGTGGAGCCTAATTAGTGATCATCTAGCTTAATCTTGCCGTACTTCAAGATTATCTACTAAAGTCGAGTTCAATACTTGTAatccatgtatatatatattttctagtGAATATATCTTCTTAACTTGGCGTAGCCGACCCCTAAATGTAGTTGTACTGTCTATCACCGAATTGGATTACTGAATactttgtattatttttttctttactctCGCCGGTACCTTTTCGTATATTTTACGTCAGTTATTTTCTTCTGAAAAGAGTTATTTTCATGATGGTACTGCCAAAACCACTTGCTTAAAAGGGCAAAGTTTGTAAGGGTTAGTGCACCGTAAATGTTGGGAGAGGTGCATATGGAGCATTTGATGAGATGGTAATTGGAGTCTTTGTTATTTCCTTTCAGGAGACCGTCCACCATAAAGTTTGTGTCTCTTATAAAATTATTAACAAACTGTCCACTTTCGTGTACTTTTCTATATAAGGTTTCAAATCTTCTTTGCCCAATCAATTcgtcttttctcttttcttcaaaagtaataaataaataaatacataaaaaggaatttttatacctaacatatatatatatatatatatatatatatatatatatatatatatatatatatatatataatacagcCAAAACAATTCAAGGGAGTTACAGAAAATCTAagaatttgttatatttaaaaatgtccctAAAGACAAACTATGACAAAgatgaaaataattcatttagatgtttttatttaaatattcaaaCTACTTTGCtcattgttatatatatagttttagtTGATGTATGGATAATTATAATCAAATGGTTAATTTCAATATAATTTTAGTTGGGTTGATACGATTATACATTTAGTTACTATATTCAATATTGATAAAGatgttaaagaagaaaaaaaaaaaactcatgatCTAAATATACAAACAAAGGTTGTGCTAATAATATAACATTCCTTAATTTATGATTCTAATTAAAGGTGAGGAAATAGATTCCTTTCacattattaatttaattatattactTTATTTAACAAAATGACACCTTTATATTTTTAGTCCTATCTCTCAcgtaagaaaacaaaaatatatgaattttttctatatatatatatatattatttaatatagtTTTTTCGGAGTggcttttcaaaaatataataaagtttcaaaaacgaaaaaaattcacACACCCATAATAAAAAATACCAAATATAAATCATTTATAGTTGATCGATTAAATTTGggtaaacaattttttttttcacgattttgaaccaaataacagttttgaaaaataaaggaagagatgaaagaaaagaaaaaaaaatcggatcaaatatttaattttttatatttatgaaaagtttcctttttattttgttaaataaattTTAGTCAATATAAGCTTACTTTTAACTAAATAagattatttttcttgtttcaCATTTAAAAGACAAATAGATAATGTGTTTGGTAGATAATGTTTGGGAGTTGTTGAAATACTCTTCCAACCCAAATTAAGATTACATTACGTCTCTATTTCTTTTCTAATATTTTCAAACCTTTGAaaactttgaaaaacaatattttctttttccatgttttcaatatgaaaactaaaacaaaaattaatcatatataagttatttaaattgattttcAATCTCTAAATTGCACCCCAAgttatatatgaaaattgttGATGCAATTAAAATTTGCTTTAAAGGCTACAAACTActttttagaaaattataattaaaatgtaAACTTGTTTCATCCATGACATTggtattaattattttttaatgcAAAATATTGCGTTCGTTATCGTGGTTTAATTcgtccctttttttttttttataaaagattgGAATTCTTtagtcaaattctaaaaacatatttttttaaaaaaaatatttccattacaaaatctatcaatttatttataattttgtttataCATTTAAAAGATTTCCCAAGATTATGTATAtagtcatttaaaataattctatattttaaaaactatttaaaatatttttagactatgtgtttagttttttgttttttttttcaaaaggggagaaagttgattttttttgtaaatttaagTTATAATAAACGAAAAATTAAACTCGACTTTTTATTATTACACATGGAGAGCATATATTCATTTTTATTGATTTATGGACACACTCTATTCAAAGACTATAAGCCAAAGTACGATCTTAATGCTTTGACAAGCTTATATGCTTTGTATTAGGACTTAACTCTAGTCTTGACTACAACTTGTAATACTTTCCTATTAATAAAATATCGAGATGACCAAGTGTTATAAGAAAGTCTGCAATGGACTTTTTTTAAACACATGTTATCGCCTTCGCTTCTGTGATAAAATTGATGCTTTGTTggaattttttagaaaacacaaaatttaaaaaaaaatagtgaaaaacAATATAGCTCGAAAAAAAGAGGTCCACAACTTTAATGTCAAACATTGTTAACCATCGTTATCATTCTTTAATTAGGGGTATAGTAGGGTTCACCAActtcaaatttctttttgaTTAATTAGCTTTGTTCTTTTCAATGGAAAAGTTTTCTACAAGATTAATATCACTGTCAATGGTCTGTTCATGTCAAAGAATTCGAGAATCAAACAATATCTATATAAATTTCGACATCGTCTCCATGGAcaatcattttaaaaattaaacttaatgATAATAGAAGAGAATTTTGATTATTCATTTATAATGGGATTTTTCAAATCATGCACACATAATAAATTCAtaaaataacaacaacaacaacattattattattattattattagtatttaccacaacaataattaaatatatgaagaTGAGGAGATAGAAATTACGATGATATTGAGAATGTAAATATTGTATGTAATTTCTAGAGTAatcatataaatatttttcaaaaagatgatagattttaaagatttaatatttaaaatataatgtaTCTAAAACTTTATTTATTAATGTTTGAGAGAACAAAgtagaaaagagaagaaaattaatTGTAGGCGTCTTTGCTTTTgaccaaaattaaaattactaaTCAAACATTAGACTAAGGGTAGA
The sequence above is drawn from the Cucumis melo cultivar AY chromosome 2, USDA_Cmelo_AY_1.0, whole genome shotgun sequence genome and encodes:
- the LOC103492122 gene encoding calmodulin-binding protein 60 B-like isoform X1, translated to MVQNTNSPPPFDHLQNPPKRICLSFPYGSGVGAELSSPRSLAYLEKKFRGVIREVVEAKVEAHFFRVKEGEEVVGGGSGGTNENLRLRFTNRIPSTVSTGNNIETENGEELRVELFDAVTGRIIDVTHPLSSAWIEVVVLDGEFDDEEAITQSDFNKSIVPQRLGERPLLVGDDKGFRLENGVHSITNLSFTRNSSRSRTKNVRLGLRVKHDSNNNYPTIGYAVSNPFRVKDQRGQLNKKHHPPRGEDEVWRLEGIGRNGEYHKRLTSHGILNVEAFVKAYQKDSRSLRKWLGNRLSEKTWKTMVKQALQYVPITIPTFDRPYLQQENLELQNEAMDQNEKAVFNQNIGAINGNYEFQEQTLLGNFHFFCNPTFEDHYNHTIPTLLSPGEASTSYAQNINNYDENTSTCNQYFQGTWNKLVPKPK
- the LOC103492122 gene encoding calmodulin-binding protein 60 B-like isoform X2, with product MVQNTNSPPPFDHLQNPPKRICLSFPYGSGVGAELSSPRSLAYLEKKFRGVIREVVEAKVEAHFFRVKEGEEVVGGGSGGTNENLRLRFTNRIPSTVSTGNNIETENGEELRVELFDAVTGRIIDVTHPLSSAWIEVVVLDGEFDDEEAITQSDFNKSIVPQRLGERPLLVGDDKGFRLENGVHSITNLSFTRNSSRSRTKNVRLGLRVKHDSNNNYPTIGYAVSNPFRVKDQRGQLNKKHHPPRGEDEVWRLEGIGRNGEYHKRLTSHGILNVEAFVKAYQKDSRSLRKWLGNRLSEKTWKTMVKQALQYVPITIPTFDRPYLQENLELQNEAMDQNEKAVFNQNIGAINGNYEFQEQTLLGNFHFFCNPTFEDHYNHTIPTLLSPGEASTSYAQNINNYDENTSTCNQYFQGTWNKLVPKPK